Proteins from a genomic interval of Amycolatopsis sp. cg13:
- a CDS encoding SWIM zinc finger family protein, protein MTDRVRGFPAFPARPGRGPFARTWWGRAWLQAMEDTALDLRQLKKGRSYAAAGLVGPITVSPGLITATTEDADDGPYRTGVHLAELSATDWELLLDRAADHSGHLAALLDRHLPPELAEVVPLLPGIGDLDPDCDCPGWELPCRHAAALSFQVAWLLDADPFLLLLARGRTEQEILDELGRRTATRVTTGVLAADAYAREVPPLPDLAEFVPRVR, encoded by the coding sequence ATGACCGACCGGGTCCGCGGATTCCCCGCGTTCCCCGCCCGCCCGGGCCGCGGCCCGTTCGCCCGCACCTGGTGGGGCCGCGCGTGGCTGCAGGCGATGGAGGACACCGCGCTCGACCTGCGCCAGCTGAAGAAGGGCCGGAGCTACGCCGCGGCCGGGCTGGTCGGCCCGATCACGGTCAGCCCGGGCCTGATCACCGCGACCACGGAGGACGCCGACGACGGCCCGTACCGCACCGGCGTACACCTGGCCGAACTGTCCGCAACGGACTGGGAGCTGCTTCTCGACCGCGCCGCCGACCACTCCGGGCACCTCGCCGCGCTGCTCGACCGGCATCTGCCGCCGGAGCTGGCCGAGGTCGTCCCGCTGCTGCCCGGCATCGGCGACCTCGACCCGGACTGCGACTGCCCCGGCTGGGAACTCCCGTGCCGGCACGCCGCCGCGCTGTCGTTCCAGGTCGCGTGGCTGCTCGACGCCGACCCGTTCCTGCTGCTGCTCGCGCGGGGCCGGACCGAACAGGAAATCCTGGACGAACTCGGCCGCCGCACCGCCACCCGGGTCACCACGGGAGTGCTGGCCGCCGACGCGTACGCACGGGAGGTTCCGCCGTTGCCGGATCTCGCGGAGTTCGTGCCCCGCGTCCGCTGA
- a CDS encoding CocE/NonD family hydrolase, whose amino-acid sequence MRIERDIEVPARTGSPILADLFLPDDPGDGAFPVLASISPYGKDVHWPDRYPLYDLVPQSEHMVWETPDPEWWTARGYAVLRADTRGTGKSPGRMDLMSPSDSEDFYDVVEWAAGQPWSNGKVASSGISWLAMMGWRVAELQPPHLAAIVAWEGATDFYRDFIYQGGLYAHGFVEFWWNRQITPQRNGDDGDDWREVLPQRPVLDDYHQARIVDLDRVTVPVLSAGNWGALHVHLRGNIEGWARAASRDKWLVVHTGTHIDPYYADWALDLQLRFLDRFLKDQPDRMDGVAPVRLAIRHGREVEWRDATDFPLPQTQWRELHLGDGVLDWDPPADAATVPYPASFDTAPVSEPLELTGPVALRLWLSAEQDDLDVFARVQHIGADGEPIPGVGPQGDPVPMTMGWLKASHRETDPERSLPHRPWHTHAREIPLVPGEPTLLEVEIWPTSITLAPGERLRLELVTGDSDLGFMTHDHPGLHRPATGAVVHLGGDHASHLLVPVIPR is encoded by the coding sequence ATGCGCATCGAACGGGACATCGAGGTCCCCGCCCGCACCGGCTCGCCGATCCTGGCCGATCTGTTCCTTCCCGACGACCCCGGCGACGGCGCGTTTCCGGTGCTGGCGTCGATCAGCCCGTACGGCAAGGACGTGCACTGGCCGGACCGCTATCCGCTCTACGACCTCGTGCCGCAGAGCGAGCACATGGTCTGGGAGACCCCGGATCCGGAGTGGTGGACGGCCCGCGGCTACGCCGTGCTGCGCGCCGACACGCGGGGGACCGGCAAGTCGCCCGGCCGGATGGACCTGATGAGCCCCAGCGATTCCGAGGACTTCTACGACGTCGTCGAATGGGCGGCCGGACAGCCGTGGTCCAACGGCAAGGTGGCGTCCAGCGGCATCTCGTGGCTCGCGATGATGGGCTGGCGGGTGGCGGAGCTCCAGCCGCCGCACCTCGCCGCGATCGTGGCCTGGGAAGGCGCGACCGACTTCTACCGCGACTTCATCTACCAGGGCGGCCTCTACGCGCACGGATTCGTCGAGTTCTGGTGGAACCGCCAGATCACCCCGCAGCGCAACGGCGACGACGGAGACGACTGGCGCGAGGTGCTCCCGCAGCGCCCCGTGCTCGACGACTACCACCAGGCGCGCATCGTCGACCTCGACCGGGTCACGGTGCCGGTGCTGTCGGCAGGCAACTGGGGCGCCCTCCATGTGCACCTGCGCGGCAACATCGAAGGCTGGGCTCGCGCGGCGTCGCGGGACAAGTGGCTCGTGGTGCACACCGGCACCCACATCGATCCCTACTACGCCGACTGGGCGCTGGATCTGCAGCTGCGTTTCCTCGACCGTTTCCTCAAAGACCAGCCAGACCGGATGGACGGAGTGGCCCCGGTGCGGCTGGCGATCCGGCACGGGCGCGAGGTCGAATGGCGGGACGCCACGGACTTCCCGCTCCCGCAGACGCAGTGGCGCGAGCTTCACCTCGGCGACGGAGTCCTCGACTGGGACCCGCCCGCGGACGCCGCGACGGTGCCCTATCCCGCCAGCTTCGACACCGCCCCGGTGTCCGAGCCGCTCGAGCTGACCGGTCCGGTCGCGCTGCGGCTGTGGCTCAGCGCCGAGCAGGACGACCTCGACGTCTTCGCGCGGGTGCAACACATCGGCGCCGACGGCGAGCCGATCCCGGGCGTCGGCCCCCAGGGCGATCCGGTCCCGATGACCATGGGCTGGCTCAAGGCTTCGCACCGCGAGACCGACCCCGAGCGGTCGCTGCCGCACCGGCCGTGGCACACCCACGCCCGCGAAATTCCCTTGGTGCCCGGCGAACCGACCCTGCTGGAGGTCGAGATCTGGCCCACCAGCATCACCCTCGCCCCGGGGGAGCGACTGCGCCTCGAACTGGTCACCGGGGACAGCGACCTCGGCTTCATGACCCACGACCACCCCGGTCTCCACCGCCCGGCGACCGGCGCCGTCGTCCACCTCGGCGGCGACCACGCATCCCACCTGCTCGTCCCCGTCATCCCGCGATAA
- a CDS encoding TetR-like C-terminal domain-containing protein, with protein sequence MSDADVRRRPGGRAARVRAAVIEATNELLRDQGLTGLKVSEVARLAQVNETSIFRRWGTRENLVIDALLADAAEQLPVPDNGNVRDDLIAYATSLANYLTSPAGNALDRTLASAGDDPITRQLRDQYWDARYAQSGQIAERAIKRGELPEATDPRFVLEMLVAPLHFRIVLTREPLEPDLPERIVDALLRGLPSAADGPPGSRSS encoded by the coding sequence GTGAGCGATGCGGACGTCCGGCGACGGCCCGGTGGACGCGCGGCCCGGGTGCGCGCCGCGGTCATCGAGGCGACCAACGAGCTCCTGCGGGACCAAGGCCTGACGGGCCTGAAAGTGTCCGAGGTGGCGCGGCTCGCGCAGGTGAACGAGACGTCGATCTTCCGGCGGTGGGGCACCCGCGAGAACCTCGTCATCGACGCCCTGCTCGCCGACGCCGCCGAACAGCTTCCGGTGCCCGACAACGGGAATGTGCGCGACGACCTGATCGCCTACGCCACCTCGCTCGCGAACTACCTGACTTCGCCCGCGGGCAATGCCCTGGACCGAACCCTGGCCTCGGCCGGCGACGACCCGATCACCCGGCAGCTGCGCGACCAGTACTGGGACGCCCGCTACGCCCAGTCCGGCCAGATCGCCGAGCGGGCGATCAAGCGCGGAGAGCTGCCCGAGGCGACCGATCCCCGCTTCGTGCTGGAGATGCTCGTCGCACCGTTGCATTTCAGGATCGTGCTCACCCGCGAGCCGCTCGAGCCGGACTTGCCCGAACGCATCGTCGACGCCCTTCTCCGCGGACTCCCCTCGGCCGCCGACGGCCCGCCAGGGTCGCGATCCTCCTGA
- a CDS encoding SNF2-related protein codes for MVEPGRIVFWRPDGAEPDGPGAPGTVEVVLPDGVRTVPALRLPTAEAVPVLRALTDPSARFWALAADAAERLASAGWTGPLDPAEEAWLRRLADAMPPHAHATPIPGDPARLPEPYPLLMRFVADVAGVEPALRVSLRIESDDLAGGRFRAVVQVHGGTEPLVDAEELWRTGSQEARHEVLLALRHGAEVWPALAPLLSAAVPSSVALGDREIAELLAGALDAAELAVHWPAELTGLAARAVVRPGDAPSDARSFFGGDRVLQFDWQLALGDSELSVAELDALAEAQRPVVRLRDRWVLLDRTTADRARDRTLKPLTAIEALGVALTGRTEVDGELVDVRTDGWLEDLRARLSADPEPVPQPAGLAATLRDYQLRGLHWLDTVTGLGLGGCLADDMGLGKTVTLIALHLHRSAGPTLVVCPASLLGTWETEIRRFAPGVAVRRFHGSSRSLDDLDGGFVLTTYGTLRTDPAPLAEVGWDLLVADEAQHVKNHRSDTAKALRLLPSAAKVALTGTPVENTLTELWAILDWTTPGLLGPLADFRRRWGKPVESGADPAAAEQLSRLLRPFLLRRRKSDPGIAPELPAKTETDRPVSLTTEQASLYEATVRELMADISASDGMARRGRVVKLLTALKQICNHPAQYLGEPDDSTLAGRSGKLELLDELLDTILSEDGAVLVFTQYVVMARLLERHLAARGIPAQLLHGGTPVARREELVRGFQNGDVPVFLLSLKAAGTGLTLTRADHVVHYDRWWNPAVEDQATDRAYRIGQTRPVQVHRLVAEGTVEDRIAVMLREKRALADAVLTSGEAALTELTDDELAELVTLRRQR; via the coding sequence GTGGTGGAGCCGGGCCGGATCGTGTTCTGGAGGCCGGACGGCGCGGAGCCGGACGGTCCCGGGGCACCCGGCACGGTCGAGGTCGTGCTGCCGGACGGGGTGCGCACGGTGCCCGCGCTGCGGTTGCCGACCGCGGAGGCGGTGCCGGTGCTGCGCGCGCTCACGGATCCGTCGGCGCGGTTCTGGGCGCTGGCCGCCGACGCAGCGGAGCGACTCGCGTCGGCCGGGTGGACCGGACCGCTCGATCCGGCCGAGGAAGCGTGGCTGCGCCGGCTTGCCGACGCGATGCCGCCGCACGCCCACGCGACGCCGATCCCTGGCGACCCGGCGCGGTTGCCGGAGCCGTATCCGCTGCTGATGCGGTTCGTCGCAGACGTCGCTGGAGTGGAGCCCGCGCTGCGCGTGTCGCTGCGGATCGAGTCCGACGATCTGGCGGGCGGCCGGTTCCGCGCCGTCGTCCAGGTGCACGGCGGGACCGAGCCGCTGGTCGACGCGGAAGAGCTGTGGCGCACCGGAAGCCAGGAGGCCCGGCACGAGGTCCTGCTGGCGTTGCGGCACGGGGCCGAGGTGTGGCCCGCGCTGGCTCCGCTGCTGTCGGCGGCGGTTCCGTCGTCGGTCGCGCTGGGAGACCGCGAGATCGCCGAACTGCTCGCCGGTGCCCTCGACGCCGCCGAATTGGCGGTGCACTGGCCCGCGGAGCTGACCGGGCTGGCCGCCCGCGCGGTCGTCCGGCCGGGAGACGCGCCGTCCGACGCGCGGTCGTTCTTCGGCGGCGACCGGGTGCTGCAGTTCGACTGGCAGCTCGCGCTCGGCGACAGCGAGCTGAGCGTCGCGGAACTCGACGCGCTCGCCGAGGCGCAGCGTCCGGTCGTCCGGCTGCGGGACCGGTGGGTGCTGCTGGACCGCACCACCGCCGACCGCGCCCGGGATCGCACGCTCAAGCCGTTGACCGCGATCGAGGCACTCGGCGTCGCGCTCACCGGCCGCACCGAGGTCGACGGCGAGCTGGTCGACGTCCGCACCGACGGCTGGCTGGAAGACCTGCGCGCGCGGCTGTCGGCCGATCCCGAGCCGGTGCCGCAGCCGGCCGGGCTGGCCGCGACCCTGCGCGACTATCAGCTGCGCGGCCTGCACTGGCTCGACACCGTCACCGGTCTGGGGCTCGGCGGCTGTCTCGCCGACGACATGGGGCTCGGCAAAACCGTCACGCTCATCGCCCTGCACCTGCACCGGAGCGCCGGGCCGACGCTGGTCGTGTGCCCGGCTTCGCTGCTGGGCACGTGGGAAACCGAGATCCGCCGGTTCGCGCCCGGAGTTGCGGTGCGCCGGTTCCATGGCAGCTCGCGGTCGCTGGATGACCTCGACGGCGGCTTCGTGCTCACCACCTACGGCACGCTGCGCACGGATCCCGCGCCGCTGGCCGAGGTGGGCTGGGATCTGCTCGTCGCCGACGAGGCACAGCACGTGAAGAACCACCGCTCCGACACGGCGAAAGCGTTGCGGCTGCTGCCTTCCGCGGCGAAAGTCGCGCTCACCGGCACACCGGTGGAGAACACACTCACCGAACTGTGGGCGATCCTCGACTGGACCACGCCGGGTCTGCTCGGCCCGCTCGCCGATTTCCGCCGCCGCTGGGGAAAGCCGGTCGAATCCGGTGCGGACCCGGCGGCCGCCGAGCAGTTGTCCCGGCTGCTTCGGCCGTTCCTGTTGCGCCGCCGCAAATCCGACCCGGGCATCGCGCCCGAGCTGCCCGCCAAGACCGAGACCGACCGGCCGGTGTCGCTCACGACCGAGCAGGCGTCGCTGTACGAGGCCACCGTGCGCGAGCTGATGGCGGACATCTCCGCGAGCGACGGCATGGCCCGCCGCGGCCGGGTGGTCAAGCTGCTCACCGCGCTCAAGCAGATCTGCAACCACCCCGCGCAGTATCTCGGCGAGCCGGACGACAGCACGCTCGCCGGCCGGTCCGGGAAACTCGAACTGCTCGACGAACTGCTCGACACGATCCTCTCCGAGGACGGCGCGGTGCTGGTGTTCACCCAGTACGTCGTGATGGCGCGGCTGCTGGAACGGCACCTCGCCGCGCGCGGCATCCCGGCGCAGCTGCTGCACGGCGGCACCCCGGTCGCGCGGCGGGAGGAGCTGGTCCGCGGCTTCCAGAACGGGGACGTGCCGGTGTTCCTGTTGTCGCTCAAGGCCGCGGGCACCGGGCTCACCCTCACCCGCGCCGATCACGTCGTGCACTACGACCGGTGGTGGAACCCGGCGGTCGAGGACCAGGCGACCGACCGCGCGTACCGGATCGGGCAGACCCGGCCGGTGCAGGTCCACCGGCTGGTCGCGGAAGGCACGGTCGAGGACCGGATCGCGGTGATGCTGCGGGAGAAACGCGCGCTCGCCGACGCGGTGCTCACCTCGGGCGAGGCCGCGCTCACCGAACTCACCGACGACGAGCTGGCCGAGCTCGTGACCCTTCGGAGGCAGCGATGA
- a CDS encoding cyclase family protein, protein MRQLVDISVPLQGGIASDPPGHRPSITYVDHQQSVPDLLRFFPGATAADLPDGEGWAIERIVATTHTGTHLDAPYHYASTMDGGRRAMTIDEVPLHWCFQQGVKLDFRRLPDGHVVTPEDIDAELDRIGHRLRPLDIVVVNTRAGARYGQDDYVNSGCGVGRAATLHLLEQGVRVTGTDAWSWDAPFVFTAERYARDHDASVIWEGHRAGREIGYCHLEKLHNLESLPATGFQIACFPVKIHAASAGWTRAVAIFDEETA, encoded by the coding sequence ATGCGACAGCTCGTGGACATTTCGGTCCCGCTGCAGGGCGGGATCGCGTCGGACCCGCCCGGCCACCGTCCCTCGATCACCTACGTCGACCACCAGCAGTCAGTCCCGGACCTGCTCCGCTTCTTCCCGGGCGCGACGGCCGCGGACCTGCCCGACGGCGAAGGCTGGGCGATCGAGCGGATCGTGGCCACCACCCACACCGGCACCCACCTCGACGCCCCATACCACTACGCGTCCACTATGGACGGAGGCCGCCGGGCCATGACGATCGACGAGGTGCCGCTGCACTGGTGCTTCCAGCAGGGCGTCAAACTCGACTTCCGGCGCCTGCCCGACGGGCACGTCGTCACCCCGGAGGACATCGACGCCGAGCTCGACCGGATCGGCCACCGGCTGCGCCCGCTCGACATCGTGGTGGTCAACACCCGGGCCGGCGCCCGCTACGGCCAGGACGACTACGTGAACTCCGGCTGCGGAGTCGGCCGCGCCGCGACCCTGCACCTGCTCGAACAAGGGGTGCGGGTGACCGGAACCGACGCCTGGAGCTGGGACGCTCCCTTCGTGTTCACCGCCGAGCGCTATGCCCGCGACCACGATGCCTCTGTCATTTGGGAGGGACATCGGGCCGGCCGCGAGATCGGCTACTGCCACCTCGAGAAGCTGCACAACCTGGAGAGCCTCCCGGCCACCGGATTCCAGATCGCCTGCTTCCCGGTCAAGATCCACGCGGCATCGGCGGGCTGGACGCGCGCGGTGGCGATTTTCGACGAGGAGACGGCATGA